One segment of Natranaeroarchaeum aerophilus DNA contains the following:
- a CDS encoding nucleoside triphosphate pyrophosphohydrolase, whose protein sequence is MTDRREYDKLVRDKIPEIIRETGERPVVHVADDAEYADRLADKLDEETAEFRESGELEELADVLEVVRAICEHRGVEFEDIETLREEKASERGGFGDGVVLDAVESDSQESNSTS, encoded by the coding sequence ATGACCGACCGACGCGAGTACGACAAACTGGTACGTGACAAGATTCCCGAGATCATCCGCGAGACCGGCGAGCGACCTGTCGTTCACGTCGCCGACGACGCCGAGTACGCTGATCGGCTTGCTGACAAACTCGACGAAGAGACCGCGGAGTTCCGCGAGAGCGGCGAACTCGAAGAGCTCGCGGACGTGCTCGAAGTCGTCCGGGCGATCTGTGAGCATCGGGGCGTCGAGTTCGAGGACATCGAGACGCTCCGCGAGGAGAAAGCCAGCGAGCGAGGGGGGTTCGGCGACGGAGTCGTCCTCGATGCCGTCGAGTCGGACTCTCAGGAGAGTAACTCGACCTCGTAG
- a CDS encoding cadmium resistance transporter: protein MFTLLSLFVVAFIVTSLDDLVFLTAFCGYERYRFREVLVGQYVGFGVLLAVSLVGGTMVGRLFSDYARWLGLFPIVVGVAWFLRSRAHSIGTGTDHQASSNSTSWSRAGLVSGVAITDGSNNLAVYIPLFAVLEPGQTVFGVGILLSAVGIWVLIARWLADRPVLATRFEEYGSRLVSFVLVVIGVLVLTGLL from the coding sequence ATGTTCACTCTCCTTTCCCTTTTCGTCGTCGCGTTCATCGTCACGAGTCTCGACGATCTCGTCTTCCTGACCGCCTTCTGTGGCTACGAGCGCTATCGGTTTCGCGAGGTTCTCGTGGGACAGTACGTCGGCTTCGGGGTATTGCTCGCGGTGAGCCTCGTCGGGGGAACGATGGTCGGTAGGCTGTTCAGCGACTACGCACGGTGGCTTGGCCTGTTCCCGATCGTTGTCGGCGTCGCCTGGTTCCTCCGCTCACGAGCCCACTCGATCGGGACTGGTACCGATCATCAGGCGAGTAGCAACTCGACGTCCTGGTCGCGTGCTGGACTGGTCTCCGGTGTTGCGATCACTGACGGCTCCAACAACCTCGCCGTGTACATTCCGCTGTTTGCGGTTCTTGAGCCGGGCCAGACGGTGTTTGGGGTCGGGATCCTGTTGAGCGCAGTCGGTATCTGGGTGCTCATCGCCAGATGGCTCGCAGATCGTCCCGTACTGGCTACACGGTTCGAGGAGTACGGGTCTCGACTCGTGTCGTTCGTGCTTGTGGTGATCGGTGTGCTAGTCCTCACCGGTTTACTCTGA
- a CDS encoding Rid family detoxifying hydrolase, protein MKRIVSTDAAPAAVGAYSQATTNGDLLFTAGQIPLTPDGELLDDEPIDVQTEQALDNLVAVLDAEGLGPEDVLKVTVFLDDIDDFDAMNEAYAAYFEDEPPARSAVGVDELPKGVGVEIEAIATQL, encoded by the coding sequence ATGAAACGCATCGTCAGCACCGACGCCGCACCCGCCGCGGTCGGCGCGTACAGTCAGGCGACCACGAATGGCGACCTGCTCTTTACCGCAGGCCAGATCCCGCTGACCCCCGATGGGGAGTTACTCGACGACGAGCCGATCGACGTTCAGACCGAGCAGGCTCTGGACAACCTCGTGGCCGTGCTCGACGCCGAGGGGCTCGGTCCCGAAGACGTCCTGAAGGTGACCGTCTTCCTCGACGATATCGACGACTTCGACGCGATGAACGAGGCGTATGCGGCGTACTTCGAGGACGAGCCGCCAGCCCGGAGCGCCGTCGGCGTCGACGAGCTCCCGAAGGGTGTCGGCGTCGAGATCGAGGCGATCGCAACACAGCTGTGA
- the ilvA gene encoding threonine ammonia-lyase — protein MLDVDDVRAARERVRETSRWTPLEYSHTFSEMTGANVHLKLETFQRTGAFKIRGATNRIATLSDEERTAGVVTASAGNHAQGVALAASRAGVDSKIVMPEHAPIAKVKATRSYGGEVVLHGVDYSEAAERAHEIEHEEGRTYVHAFDDPAIMAGQGTIGLEIVDDLPEVDTVVVPIGGGGLISGIATALKGFDPEIRVIGVQAEGASSVAQSLQKGEVYERESVDTIADGIATRRVGDLTFDVIDERVDEVVTVDDSEIAVALTYLLERSKTLVEGAGAVPLAALLNGRFEYDDDETIVPCLCGGNIDLNTLTTVIMRGLVETGRYVRLKTVLKDRPGALEDLIDVIATQQANIYAIQHDRTSRDIGMNAAEVELDLETRGPDHVAELVAGMEERGYEVELLS, from the coding sequence ATGCTCGATGTCGACGATGTACGCGCCGCCCGCGAACGGGTCCGCGAGACGTCCCGGTGGACGCCGCTCGAATACTCACACACGTTCTCGGAGATGACTGGCGCGAACGTCCATCTGAAACTGGAGACGTTCCAGCGGACGGGGGCGTTCAAGATCCGCGGTGCGACCAACCGGATCGCCACGCTGAGCGACGAGGAGCGCACGGCTGGCGTCGTCACGGCGAGCGCCGGTAACCACGCACAGGGTGTCGCGCTCGCCGCCTCGCGAGCTGGCGTGGACAGCAAGATCGTGATGCCCGAACACGCACCGATCGCGAAAGTAAAAGCGACGAGAAGCTACGGTGGGGAAGTCGTGCTCCACGGCGTCGACTACAGCGAGGCGGCCGAACGTGCCCACGAGATCGAACACGAAGAGGGCCGGACCTACGTCCACGCGTTCGACGATCCCGCGATCATGGCAGGACAGGGAACGATCGGCCTCGAAATCGTCGACGACCTGCCCGAGGTCGACACCGTGGTCGTCCCGATCGGTGGCGGCGGCCTGATCTCGGGGATCGCGACGGCTCTCAAAGGATTCGACCCGGAGATCCGCGTGATCGGCGTGCAGGCCGAAGGCGCATCGAGCGTCGCCCAGTCCCTGCAGAAAGGCGAGGTCTACGAACGCGAAAGCGTCGACACGATCGCCGATGGGATCGCGACCCGCCGCGTTGGCGACCTGACGTTCGACGTGATCGACGAGCGTGTCGACGAGGTGGTCACCGTCGACGACTCCGAGATCGCCGTTGCCCTGACCTATCTGCTCGAACGCTCGAAAACACTCGTCGAGGGGGCGGGCGCAGTACCGCTGGCAGCGCTACTGAACGGACGATTCGAGTACGACGACGACGAGACGATCGTTCCCTGTCTCTGCGGCGGGAACATCGACCTGAACACGCTCACGACAGTCATCATGCGCGGGCTGGTCGAGACGGGGCGGTACGTCCGGCTCAAGACGGTGCTCAAGGACCGACCCGGCGCGCTGGAGGACCTGATCGACGTGATCGCCACCCAGCAGGCCAACATCTACGCCATCCAGCACGACCGGACCTCGCGGGATATCGGCATGAACGCCGCGGAAGTCGAGCTGGATCTGGAGACCAGAGGACCCGACCACGTCGCCGAACTCGTCGCCGGGATGGAAGAGCGTGGCTACGAGGTCGAGTTACTCTCCTGA